One part of the Desulfonema ishimotonii genome encodes these proteins:
- a CDS encoding lipopolysaccharide biosynthesis protein, translating into MKSYIIGLLTNYLGLVLTMSIQVFLMPFLLSTIGPRQTGVYYLFMTVSNFVAIGITWLTGAGVYLLASSDQKAARADFQEIHWAVFLGYGTYATLILGMVCLWAFAAGHWWLCDSDAALIGEARNACFFLGLYIWVRYVHQSDLALYMARLEQGWANLYRVISQSIFIFLVALIVMHRPRLDLLMLANFISGAIAAAGARLHLRCSGRLGPWRWHLPDRILAKQMFMTRGLSYFIFGLAQYGLIYGDVLLIGAVLGPAKVSAWLIIWRIPDVMGILLWRVSEILSPYLTRLGSASGHQAVARLFLCTSRLQHVLGILAGIGYAFFGPSVVALWVGEAHRPETPWFYWLAGAVLAIQSVNRHDIVLHYALAKLGHLIKIQFAELLLKLGITMLLFTRFDVVAPLITTLMIQLCGLTWFYRASALRQLGIGWQEWLARVGIWSGAALVLAGISAFFIHRWIPRASLTGFLVCVFCYAGIAVLILLKIEKYQQQNGLFHICHMLTQSG; encoded by the coding sequence ATGAAAAGCTATATCATCGGCCTGCTGACCAATTACCTGGGCCTGGTGCTGACCATGTCGATCCAGGTCTTTCTGATGCCCTTTCTGCTCAGCACCATCGGTCCCCGGCAGACCGGCGTGTATTATCTCTTTATGACGGTCTCCAATTTTGTCGCCATCGGTATCACCTGGCTGACCGGGGCCGGGGTCTATCTGCTGGCCTCATCCGATCAAAAGGCGGCACGGGCAGATTTTCAGGAGATCCACTGGGCCGTATTCCTGGGCTACGGCACCTATGCCACACTGATTCTCGGAATGGTCTGCCTCTGGGCCTTTGCCGCCGGGCACTGGTGGCTTTGTGATTCGGACGCGGCCCTGATCGGAGAGGCCCGGAATGCCTGTTTTTTTCTGGGGCTGTACATCTGGGTCCGCTATGTTCACCAGTCGGATCTGGCGCTCTACATGGCCCGCCTCGAACAGGGATGGGCCAACCTCTACCGGGTCATCTCCCAGTCGATCTTCATTTTTCTTGTCGCTCTGATCGTGATGCATCGGCCCCGCCTTGACCTGCTGATGCTGGCAAATTTCATCAGCGGGGCCATCGCAGCGGCCGGGGCCAGGCTGCACCTCCGGTGTTCCGGCAGGCTCGGGCCGTGGCGCTGGCACCTTCCGGACCGGATTCTGGCAAAACAGATGTTCATGACGCGGGGCCTCTCCTATTTTATATTCGGGCTGGCCCAGTACGGCCTGATTTACGGGGATGTGCTGCTGATCGGCGCAGTACTGGGACCGGCCAAAGTGTCGGCCTGGCTGATTATCTGGCGGATTCCCGATGTGATGGGCATCCTTCTGTGGCGGGTCAGCGAGATTCTAAGCCCGTATCTGACGCGCCTTGGCAGCGCCTCCGGGCATCAGGCCGTTGCAAGACTTTTCCTCTGCACCAGCCGGCTTCAGCATGTTCTGGGGATACTGGCCGGGATCGGATACGCCTTTTTCGGGCCGTCGGTTGTGGCGCTCTGGGTAGGGGAGGCCCATCGCCCTGAAACCCCCTGGTTTTACTGGCTGGCCGGAGCGGTACTCGCCATTCAGTCGGTCAACCGGCATGACATTGTACTCCACTACGCCCTGGCAAAGCTGGGGCATCTGATTAAAATCCAGTTTGCCGAACTGCTCCTGAAGCTGGGGATCACGATGCTGCTCTTCACCCGGTTTGATGTGGTGGCCCCGCTGATTACGACGCTGATGATTCAGCTTTGCGGCCTGACATGGTTCTACCGGGCATCCGCACTGAGACAGCTTGGCATCGGCTGGCAGGAGTGGCTGGCCCGCGTCGGCATCTGGAGCGGTGCTGCGCTGGTTCTCGCCGGAATCAGCGCCTTTTTCATTCACCGGTGGATTCCCCGGGCGTCGCTGACCGGCTTTCTGGTATGCGTTTTTTGTTATGCGGGAATTGCTGTCCTTATTTTGCTGAAAATTGAGAAATATCAGCAGCAGAATGGTCTGTTTCATATTTGTCATATGCTCACTCAGTCGGGATGA
- a CDS encoding xanthine dehydrogenase family protein molybdopterin-binding subunit, which translates to MKETFNATTKRSPFHMRLKYGATEQGKITAMESEFYVDHGPYSEFSARLTGRGTQFMGAPYGIPHIRGKGHIVYTNHSWGGAFRAFGAPQSYLATEVLMDELAEKLDMDPLELREINVLRPGDTFPFGQSPDVFPFSAMIRRLRPLYEEAGRRAEAESADTLRRGVGIALSVFSAGHDGPDTAEAAVRLTEDGVTVYSCWEDHGQGGDIGTQATAHETLREALGLRPDQIRLVMNDTGRVPVGIAASGSSSQVVTGSAIADACENLLDAMRKSDGTYRTWDEMVSEEIPTYYKGRYVSHIRDENGQLVKCTICDENGQGKPFETMMYALFMAEVAVDTVSGKVGVDRFTLITDVGKINNYAAVEGQLYGGIVQGIGLALSEDYEDMEKHTSFISAGLPYIKDAPDNIRLIHMETPREFGPFGASGTGELPLTAPHPAIINAIRNACGVRITKLPASPKKILEGLKTRK; encoded by the coding sequence ATGAAGGAAACCTTTAACGCCACGACCAAGCGCTCGCCCTTTCACATGAGGCTTAAATACGGGGCCACCGAACAGGGCAAGATTACGGCAATGGAGTCCGAATTTTATGTGGATCACGGCCCCTATTCGGAGTTCAGCGCCAGACTGACCGGACGCGGCACTCAGTTCATGGGCGCGCCCTACGGCATTCCCCACATCCGGGGAAAGGGCCATATCGTTTATACCAACCACTCCTGGGGCGGTGCATTCCGGGCATTCGGCGCGCCGCAATCCTATCTGGCCACGGAAGTCCTCATGGATGAACTGGCGGAAAAGTTGGATATGGACCCCCTGGAGCTTCGTGAAATCAACGTACTCCGTCCCGGAGACACCTTTCCCTTTGGCCAGTCACCGGATGTCTTTCCGTTTTCCGCGATGATACGGCGGCTTCGGCCCCTGTATGAAGAGGCCGGACGACGGGCGGAGGCGGAATCCGCCGATACACTCAGACGCGGAGTGGGGATTGCCCTCAGTGTCTTCAGTGCCGGACATGACGGCCCGGACACTGCCGAAGCCGCAGTCCGGCTGACCGAAGACGGGGTTACTGTGTACAGTTGCTGGGAAGATCACGGGCAGGGCGGGGATATCGGCACCCAGGCCACGGCCCATGAGACATTGAGGGAAGCCCTGGGACTCAGGCCCGACCAGATCCGTCTCGTGATGAATGACACGGGCCGTGTTCCTGTGGGCATTGCGGCCTCCGGCAGTTCCTCCCAGGTGGTGACAGGAAGCGCCATTGCCGATGCGTGCGAAAATCTCCTGGACGCCATGCGCAAATCCGACGGAACGTACCGCACCTGGGATGAGATGGTGTCCGAAGAGATCCCCACGTATTATAAGGGGCGCTATGTCAGCCATATCCGGGATGAGAACGGACAGCTTGTCAAATGCACAATCTGTGATGAAAACGGTCAGGGCAAACCCTTTGAAACCATGATGTATGCGCTGTTCATGGCCGAGGTTGCCGTGGACACGGTTAGCGGAAAGGTCGGCGTTGATCGGTTCACGCTGATCACAGATGTGGGGAAAATCAACAACTACGCCGCAGTGGAAGGGCAGCTCTACGGCGGTATTGTCCAGGGCATCGGGCTGGCGCTTTCGGAAGATTATGAGGATATGGAAAAACACACCTCTTTCATCAGTGCGGGGTTGCCCTATATTAAGGATGCGCCCGACAACATCCGGCTTATCCATATGGAAACCCCCCGCGAGTTCGGTCCCTTCGGCGCATCCGGGACCGGTGAGCTGCCGCTGACCGCGCCGCACCCGGCCATCATCAATGCCATCCGCAATGCCTGCGGGGTTCGGATTACCAAACTGCCGGCATCCCCGAAAAAGATACTGGAGGGTTTGAAGACACGAAAGTAA
- a CDS encoding glycosyltransferase — MIDIVIVNYNSTDHLLRCLKSIYDHKDNFYVTVYVEDNASADNADRISGAFPQVILHKNIENLGFAKAVNQAVEKGRGEYVILLNPDAHVTAGFFKTALDFMDTHQDVGITGPKILDRDGRLQNSARAFPTPLTAFFGRTSFLSRHFPKNPITSRNLLSLSSDGKNPMPVDWVSGACMVVRRKAVRQVGLLDERFFMYWEDTDWCRRMWAKRWKVVYFPRAVIYHYVGGSSEKRRCRSSYEFHKSVYRLFEKYLPPSLGWIRPVVLSGLALRLSFVLGSDLAGWPVRQRLAGKTAEPVTDDKRIKVLRLISRLNVGGPSIHVYLLTKGLDRKRFLTHLVTGQLSPHEGDMSYLFGPGDPRPIIIPELQREIRVKTDIKAFFKIFRLLCRERPDIVHTHTAKAGSSTRFAAFLYNMFSRHNILTVHTFHGHVFEGYFNRLTSALFVGIERFLARISDAIIAISHTQKQELVGKYRIAGPEKVRHIELGFDLTPFLNASLVRGRFRQSLGVGEGTLLVGIVGRLVPIKNHRLFFDAARRFLEKNPDTDIRFVVVGDGELRQALEAYVRASGLQSHVIFCGWVRDVSAVYADLGILALTSVNEGTPVSVIEAMAASVPVMATDAGGVTDLLGGGNGHADPSGFIRCARGILCPKASAEGLAGGLDYLLREEPAVRDRRIARARLFADRRFGHRRLLRDIEALYMEMIGKRDRKNRA, encoded by the coding sequence ATGATAGATATTGTTATTGTAAACTACAACAGCACGGATCACCTCCTGAGGTGCCTGAAATCCATATATGACCACAAGGACAATTTTTATGTAACGGTCTATGTCGAAGACAATGCCTCCGCAGACAATGCGGACAGAATATCCGGGGCCTTTCCCCAGGTGATTCTGCATAAGAATATCGAAAATCTGGGCTTTGCAAAGGCCGTAAACCAGGCTGTGGAAAAGGGACGGGGCGAATATGTCATTCTCCTCAACCCGGATGCCCATGTGACAGCGGGGTTTTTCAAAACCGCCCTTGATTTCATGGATACCCATCAGGATGTGGGCATTACCGGGCCGAAAATCCTCGACCGCGACGGCAGGCTTCAGAATTCGGCCAGAGCCTTTCCCACGCCGCTCACCGCCTTTTTCGGGCGTACCTCTTTTCTCTCCCGCCATTTTCCCAAAAACCCCATCACCTCCCGGAATCTGCTCAGCCTCAGCTCGGACGGTAAAAACCCCATGCCCGTGGACTGGGTGTCCGGGGCCTGCATGGTGGTCCGGCGAAAGGCTGTCAGGCAGGTCGGACTGCTGGACGAGCGGTTTTTCATGTACTGGGAGGACACGGACTGGTGCCGGCGCATGTGGGCGAAAAGATGGAAGGTGGTCTATTTCCCCAGAGCGGTCATTTACCACTATGTGGGGGGCAGCAGTGAAAAACGGCGGTGCCGGTCGTCATATGAATTTCATAAAAGCGTCTACCGGCTTTTTGAAAAATATCTGCCGCCATCACTCGGATGGATCAGGCCGGTGGTACTCAGCGGCCTTGCCCTCCGCCTCTCCTTTGTGCTGGGGTCTGATCTGGCAGGCTGGCCCGTGCGGCAAAGGCTGGCCGGAAAAACAGCCGAACCCGTAACGGATGATAAACGGATCAAGGTTCTCCGGCTGATCTCCCGGCTGAACGTGGGCGGTCCGTCGATTCACGTCTACCTGCTGACAAAGGGCCTCGATAGAAAACGGTTTCTGACCCATCTGGTGACCGGTCAGCTGTCCCCCCATGAGGGGGACATGAGCTATCTGTTCGGCCCGGGCGACCCCCGCCCCATCATCATCCCGGAGCTGCAACGGGAGATCCGCGTGAAGACGGATATAAAGGCATTCTTCAAAATATTCAGACTGCTCTGCCGGGAAAGGCCGGATATCGTTCACACCCATACGGCCAAAGCCGGTTCCAGCACACGGTTTGCGGCGTTTCTCTACAATATGTTCAGCCGCCACAATATCCTTACGGTCCACACCTTTCACGGACATGTGTTTGAGGGCTATTTCAACCGGCTGACCTCCGCACTTTTTGTGGGGATAGAACGTTTTCTCGCCCGGATTTCCGATGCCATTATCGCCATCAGCCACACCCAGAAACAGGAGCTGGTCGGAAAATACCGCATCGCAGGGCCGGAGAAGGTCAGACATATCGAGCTGGGCTTTGATCTGACGCCCTTTCTGAACGCAAGTCTGGTTCGCGGACGATTCCGACAATCCCTTGGCGTGGGGGAGGGGACGCTGCTGGTCGGCATCGTCGGAAGGCTGGTGCCCATCAAGAATCACAGGCTCTTTTTTGATGCGGCCCGGCGGTTTCTGGAAAAAAACCCGGACACGGATATCCGGTTTGTCGTGGTGGGCGACGGCGAACTCCGGCAGGCGCTGGAAGCATATGTCCGGGCATCGGGCCTGCAATCCCACGTCATCTTCTGCGGATGGGTCCGGGATGTCTCCGCAGTCTACGCCGACCTCGGTATCCTCGCCCTCACCTCCGTGAACGAGGGCACGCCGGTTTCCGTCATCGAGGCCATGGCCGCCTCGGTCCCGGTGATGGCCACGGATGCGGGGGGCGTGACAGATTTGCTGGGCGGTGGGAACGGACACGCCGACCCGTCGGGGTTTATCCGCTGCGCAAGGGGCATCCTCTGCCCCAAAGCAAGTGCCGAAGGGCTGGCCGGCGGGCTGGATTATCTGCTCCGCGAAGAACCGGCTGTCCGGGACCGACGGATTGCCAGGGCACGCCTTTTTGCCGACCGCCGGTTCGGGCACCGTCGGCTTCTGCGGGACATCGAGGCGCTTTACATGGAAATGATCGGGAAAAGGGACCGCAAAAACCGGGCATGA
- the xseA gene encoding exodeoxyribonuclease VII large subunit — translation MAETDRQRQIYSVSELTSEIRALLEERFPLIWLTGEISNFRSPSSGHFYFTLRDDAAQISAVMFRGQNRRIGFTPEDGMRITGLGRISVYEPRGNYQLIFEYLEPRGVGSLQAAFEQLKARLTAEGLFDRKHKRPLPFLPRKISVVTSPTGAVIHDIMKVVGRRFPNIHIEVVPVRVQGDGAAREIANGIRLLNDRADTDLIIIARGGGSPEDLNPFNSESVARSVFASEIPVISGVGHETDFTIADFVADLRAPTPSAAAEMAVPLKADLAGKCATLSAALTRRFDACVANRRRHLENITKRLVHPRRRIEDLRLRLDDLTERLSRRSKGRVSHRREQLAWQAEKLQASSPRMLTRKLARKRDDLIRDLVLHMKTDLGGKRSQLREMNARLKALNPEAILARGYSITRTIPDGDIVMNAAAVSPGQELDVTLARGAVRCRVEGITDHGSKTDI, via the coding sequence ATGGCAGAGACGGACAGGCAACGGCAGATTTATTCAGTTTCAGAGCTGACTTCGGAGATCAGAGCATTGCTGGAAGAACGCTTCCCGCTGATATGGCTTACCGGGGAGATCTCAAATTTCCGTTCGCCGTCCTCAGGCCATTTTTACTTTACGCTCAGGGATGACGCTGCTCAGATCAGCGCAGTGATGTTCCGGGGACAGAACCGGCGTATCGGGTTTACGCCTGAAGACGGGATGCGCATTACCGGTCTGGGTCGGATCAGCGTGTATGAGCCCCGCGGAAATTATCAGCTTATCTTTGAATATCTGGAACCCAGGGGCGTCGGCTCCCTTCAGGCCGCATTTGAGCAGCTGAAGGCCCGGCTTACGGCAGAGGGCCTGTTTGACCGGAAACACAAACGCCCCCTGCCCTTCCTGCCCCGTAAAATCAGTGTGGTCACCTCCCCGACCGGCGCGGTGATTCACGATATTATGAAGGTGGTCGGCCGGCGGTTTCCGAACATTCACATCGAAGTGGTGCCGGTCCGGGTTCAGGGCGATGGCGCAGCCCGGGAAATTGCAAACGGCATCCGTCTGTTAAACGACCGCGCCGATACGGATCTGATTATTATCGCCAGGGGCGGCGGGTCGCCGGAGGATCTGAATCCGTTCAATTCGGAGAGTGTGGCCCGCTCTGTTTTCGCCTCTGAGATTCCCGTGATTTCCGGCGTGGGGCATGAAACCGATTTCACCATTGCCGACTTTGTGGCGGACCTCCGGGCCCCTACCCCGTCTGCAGCCGCAGAGATGGCCGTGCCCCTGAAGGCCGATCTTGCCGGGAAATGCGCGACCCTTTCCGCCGCGCTGACACGACGGTTTGACGCCTGTGTGGCGAACCGTCGCAGGCACTTGGAAAACATCACAAAGCGGCTGGTTCACCCCCGCCGGCGGATAGAGGATCTCCGGCTGCGGCTGGATGACCTCACCGAACGGCTCTCCCGGCGATCCAAAGGCCGCGTAAGCCATCGCCGGGAACAGCTGGCATGGCAGGCTGAGAAACTTCAGGCCAGCAGTCCCCGGATGCTGACGCGAAAGCTGGCTCGGAAGCGGGACGATCTGATCCGGGATCTGGTTCTGCACATGAAAACGGATCTGGGCGGGAAGCGTTCGCAGCTCCGGGAGATGAATGCACGGCTGAAGGCCCTGAACCCCGAAGCCATCCTGGCACGGGGCTACAGCATTACCCGGACGATTCCGGACGGAGACATTGTAATGAACGCGGCAGCGGTAAGCCCGGGACAGGAACTGGATGTAACCCTGGCCCGGGGCGCTGTCCGCTGCCGCGTGGAAGGGATAACGGATCATGGCAGCAAAACAGACATTTGA
- a CDS encoding methyltransferase, producing the protein MMPNPIDSEQVLQMSRGFWTSRLILTAAELDLFDRLPASAEEVADGAGWDTGALTVLLDALTALQLIEKQDEIYSVAPSIAPGLGKDPDASVLPMIGHYNSLWDKWSQLSHIIRNGREQVQFVFNRDETALQAFIGGMHVVGRETACKIISDLKPAWAGRLLDVGGASGTYALEFLKQVPGLSVTLFDLPGVIPMAEARIARAGAADRVRFVPGDFYHDTLPGGHDLVWLSAIIHQNSREQNRELFRKAHAALVPGGRIWIRDHIMDAARVHPSAGAVFAVNMLVATPGGSTYTFDEVVSDLASSGFTTPRMIRDGGQMDAVLEAVRP; encoded by the coding sequence ATGATGCCAAATCCGATCGATTCCGAACAGGTGCTTCAGATGAGCCGGGGATTCTGGACCAGCCGCCTGATTTTAACGGCGGCGGAACTGGATCTGTTTGACAGATTACCTGCCAGCGCCGAAGAGGTGGCGGACGGCGCGGGGTGGGACACCGGGGCGCTGACCGTGTTGCTGGATGCCCTGACAGCGCTTCAGCTTATTGAAAAACAAGATGAAATTTACAGCGTCGCCCCGTCGATCGCACCGGGGCTGGGCAAAGACCCGGATGCGTCAGTTCTTCCCATGATCGGGCATTACAACAGTCTGTGGGACAAGTGGTCCCAACTGAGCCATATCATTCGGAACGGACGGGAGCAGGTGCAGTTTGTCTTTAACAGAGATGAGACGGCATTACAGGCCTTTATCGGCGGAATGCACGTCGTGGGCCGGGAGACAGCCTGCAAAATCATATCGGACCTGAAACCGGCCTGGGCCGGGCGGCTGCTGGATGTGGGCGGCGCATCGGGAACCTACGCCCTTGAGTTTCTCAAACAGGTTCCCGGACTATCGGTCACGCTGTTTGATCTGCCGGGCGTCATCCCGATGGCCGAAGCACGGATCGCCCGGGCCGGTGCAGCGGACCGGGTGAGATTTGTGCCGGGGGATTTTTATCACGACACGCTGCCCGGCGGACACGATCTGGTCTGGCTGTCGGCCATTATCCATCAGAACAGCCGGGAACAGAACCGTGAACTGTTCCGGAAAGCCCATGCCGCCCTGGTGCCCGGCGGCAGAATCTGGATACGGGACCATATTATGGATGCGGCGCGGGTGCATCCGTCGGCAGGTGCGGTCTTTGCCGTCAACATGCTCGTGGCCACGCCGGGCGGCTCGACCTATACTTTTGATGAGGTGGTCAGCGATCTGGCGTCGTCGGGTTTTACCACGCCCCGGATGATCCGGGACGGCGGACAGATGGACGCCGTGCTTGAGGCGGTCAGGCCATGA
- a CDS encoding Bax inhibitor-1/YccA family protein has protein sequence MQTLREKVQPQVRQQTMVNAFVQSVYNWMAIGLALTGFVAYAVANTPAMWQLIFGNRLVFFGLIIAELALVFTISARVAKMRASTATSLFVIYSALNGLTLSAIFLAYTMSSVAATFFICAGTFGACSVYGMVTKKDLTSVGNFMFMGLIGIIIASVVNLFLRSSAMSMIISYIGVVVFVGLTAYDTQKIRQMAVTQPADLDAGTARKGAILGALTLYLDFINLFLFLLRIFGGSRD, from the coding sequence ATGCAGACACTTCGTGAAAAGGTGCAGCCGCAGGTTCGCCAGCAGACCATGGTAAACGCTTTTGTTCAGAGCGTTTACAACTGGATGGCCATCGGACTTGCGCTCACCGGATTCGTCGCCTACGCTGTTGCGAACACCCCGGCCATGTGGCAGCTGATCTTCGGGAACCGGCTCGTCTTTTTCGGGCTGATCATCGCGGAGCTGGCGCTGGTCTTTACCATCAGCGCACGGGTCGCCAAAATGAGGGCTTCGACCGCCACATCCCTGTTTGTCATCTATTCGGCCCTGAACGGCCTCACCCTGTCGGCCATATTTCTGGCCTACACCATGTCGTCCGTTGCAGCGACGTTTTTCATCTGTGCCGGAACCTTTGGCGCGTGCAGTGTCTACGGCATGGTAACCAAAAAAGACCTGACCTCCGTGGGCAACTTCATGTTCATGGGGCTGATCGGCATCATTATCGCATCAGTGGTCAACCTGTTTCTCCGCAGCTCCGCCATGAGCATGATCATCAGCTACATCGGCGTGGTCGTCTTTGTCGGGCTGACCGCCTATGACACCCAGAAAATCAGGCAAATGGCTGTAACCCAGCCCGCCGACCTGGATGCGGGCACGGCCCGGAAAGGGGCGATTCTGGGCGCGTTGACGCTGTATCTCGACTTCATCAACCTGTTCCTGTTCCTGCTCAGAATTTTCGGCGGCAGCCGGGACTAG
- the glmM gene encoding phosphoglucosamine mutase produces MGKLFGTDGIRGVANRYPMTAEMALNVGRAVATLFMKEGRKPRIIIGKDTRISCTMLEYALVSGICSMGGEAYLSGVLPTPAIAWLTSANGADAGIVISASHNPYYDNGIKIFKHNGFKLSDEREAGIEKLLFDNDRLATMCRSVRDTGHVHEMPAARNSYSQFLKTTLPATFSLRGMKIVLDCSNGATYQVAPEIFTDLGADVTSLYVSPDGKNINAGCGSQHPETLAATVRETGADIGLAFDGDGDRLIAVNEKGESVTGDQILVICARYMKGQGTLRNNMAVSTVMSNIGLRLAFRALGIDHRMADVGDRYVMKEMIASGGIIGGEDSGHMIFLDHHTTGDGILTALRLLEVMQAEEKPLSELAGIMEVFPQILLNVGVKHKPEISSIPRIREAIQAVEAALGEKGRVLVRYSGTQPLCRVMAEGPTEAETRRYCQQIADVIEAELGQ; encoded by the coding sequence ATGGGAAAACTGTTTGGCACTGACGGCATCAGAGGGGTTGCCAATAGATACCCGATGACAGCGGAAATGGCGCTGAATGTCGGGCGGGCGGTTGCCACGCTCTTTATGAAAGAAGGCCGGAAACCGAGAATCATCATCGGAAAGGATACCCGCATCTCCTGCACCATGCTGGAATATGCACTGGTCTCCGGTATCTGCTCAATGGGCGGTGAAGCGTACCTGAGCGGTGTTCTGCCCACACCGGCCATTGCCTGGCTGACCTCGGCCAACGGCGCAGACGCCGGCATTGTCATCTCCGCATCCCACAATCCCTATTACGACAACGGCATCAAGATCTTCAAACACAACGGCTTCAAGCTCTCGGACGAGCGGGAGGCCGGGATTGAAAAGCTGCTGTTTGATAACGACCGCCTCGCGACCATGTGCCGGTCTGTCCGGGACACCGGCCATGTGCATGAGATGCCGGCGGCCCGGAACAGCTATTCCCAGTTTCTTAAAACCACACTGCCTGCGACATTTTCTCTCAGAGGCATGAAAATCGTCCTGGACTGCTCCAACGGGGCCACGTATCAGGTTGCCCCTGAGATTTTCACCGATCTGGGGGCAGACGTGACATCGCTTTATGTCTCGCCGGACGGGAAAAATATCAATGCCGGGTGCGGCTCCCAGCACCCGGAAACCCTGGCGGCAACAGTCCGGGAAACCGGGGCTGACATCGGGCTGGCCTTTGATGGCGACGGCGACCGGCTGATCGCCGTCAACGAAAAAGGGGAATCCGTCACCGGCGACCAGATCCTCGTCATCTGCGCCAGATATATGAAAGGGCAGGGGACGCTCAGAAACAATATGGCGGTCAGCACGGTGATGAGCAATATCGGGCTGCGGCTTGCGTTCAGGGCGCTGGGCATCGACCACCGGATGGCCGATGTGGGGGACCGGTATGTGATGAAGGAGATGATCGCTTCCGGCGGGATTATCGGCGGCGAGGATTCCGGTCACATGATCTTTCTGGACCATCACACTACCGGCGACGGCATTCTGACGGCCCTGCGGCTGCTGGAGGTGATGCAGGCCGAAGAGAAACCGCTGTCCGAACTGGCCGGAATTATGGAGGTCTTTCCGCAGATCCTGCTGAACGTCGGGGTAAAACACAAGCCGGAAATCAGTTCGATTCCCCGGATCCGGGAGGCGATTCAGGCTGTGGAGGCGGCGCTGGGGGAAAAGGGCCGGGTGCTGGTGCGGTATTCGGGAACACAGCCGCTGTGCCGTGTGATGGCGGAGGGGCCGACCGAAGCGGAAACCCGGCGGTATTGTCAGCAGATCGCAGATGTGATTGAGGCGGAACTGGGCCAATAA
- a CDS encoding molybdopterin-dependent oxidoreductase, translated as MAQFKKKTIRVNGVPKAIIAEPDMSLAEIIRSDIGLTGTKVGCNKGQCGSCNVILNGKLTRSCITRWEKVPDDSEVTTIEGLGTVDNLHPVQWAFVVTGAIQCGFCTPGFIISAKALLDQNPNPSRQDIRDWFQKYRNACRCTGYVQIVDAVMAAAAVLRGEKKADDFSTLMGDKGNIWGTAYPRPSAVCKATGTWDFGEDYRNRLPDNTLFAAVVRAEVSHALVRGVDTAEAEQMEGVSHIVTAKDIRGDNRLAFQTEGCERPILCDKKICQYGDPIAIVCADTEKNARAAAKKVRVETEDLPAYMNAPDAIAEGAVRIHEGVSNLYQTLNVRKGEETAPLMEKAAVTVADEFYLQRQPHMPMEPDVGFGYMDEEGRLTIHSKSIWIFFHAAQMAPGLGLEPNQIRIVENGVGGTFGYKLSLTCEPLIGAEPSDTS; from the coding sequence ATGGCACAGTTTAAAAAAAAGACAATCCGGGTAAACGGCGTTCCCAAAGCAATTATTGCGGAGCCGGACATGAGCCTGGCTGAGATTATCCGTTCAGACATCGGTCTCACCGGAACCAAGGTCGGATGCAATAAGGGCCAGTGCGGCAGCTGCAATGTCATTCTCAACGGCAAACTGACCCGCTCATGTATCACCCGCTGGGAAAAGGTGCCGGATGATTCAGAGGTGACCACCATTGAGGGGCTGGGAACAGTTGACAACCTGCATCCCGTTCAGTGGGCATTTGTGGTGACCGGGGCGATTCAGTGCGGTTTCTGCACTCCCGGATTTATCATAAGCGCCAAAGCCCTGCTGGACCAGAATCCGAACCCCTCGCGGCAGGATATCCGGGACTGGTTTCAGAAATACCGCAATGCCTGCCGCTGCACCGGATATGTGCAGATTGTCGATGCGGTGATGGCAGCGGCTGCGGTTCTGCGGGGCGAAAAAAAGGCCGATGATTTTTCAACACTGATGGGGGACAAGGGCAATATCTGGGGCACCGCATATCCCCGCCCCAGCGCGGTCTGCAAGGCCACGGGCACATGGGATTTCGGAGAGGATTACCGGAACCGGCTGCCGGACAACACGCTGTTTGCGGCAGTGGTACGCGCCGAGGTTTCCCATGCGCTCGTCCGGGGCGTGGATACCGCCGAGGCAGAGCAGATGGAAGGGGTCAGTCATATCGTCACCGCCAAAGACATCCGGGGCGACAACCGCCTAGCCTTTCAGACCGAGGGGTGTGAGCGTCCCATCCTCTGTGACAAAAAGATCTGCCAGTACGGTGATCCCATCGCCATTGTCTGCGCGGATACCGAGAAAAATGCCCGCGCGGCCGCCAAAAAGGTGCGGGTGGAGACGGAGGATCTGCCCGCCTACATGAATGCGCCGGATGCCATTGCCGAAGGGGCTGTCCGTATCCACGAAGGGGTTTCCAATCTTTACCAGACCCTGAATGTCAGAAAAGGGGAGGAGACCGCCCCTCTGATGGAAAAGGCCGCCGTGACGGTGGCGGATGAATTTTATCTTCAGCGGCAGCCCCACATGCCCATGGAGCCGGATGTGGGATTCGGGTATATGGATGAGGAGGGCCGCCTGACCATCCACTCCAAAAGCATATGGATATTCTTTCATGCGGCCCAGATGGCGCCGGGGCTCGGGCTGGAGCCGAATCAGATCCGTATTGTGGAAAACGGCGTGGGCGGAACCTTCGGATACAAGCTGAGCCTCACCTGCGAACCGCTGATCGGTGCGGAACCTTCGGATACAAGCTGA